The window ATCGTCATCACCTTCGCCGCCGCCCTCACCGTCGCCGCCTGCACAAAAGCGGCCGAACCGCCGTCGCAGCCCTATCCGGACACCGTCACCGACGTCTCGGTTCCCGAGTTCAAGCTGCTCAACGACGCCCTTCAGATCGACTTCGACCGCCGGCAGGGCGAGACACGGCCGTACTCGCTGGTTCCCACCGAGCGCCCGCCCGGCCTGCTCCGGATGACGCCGGGTGGGACCGACTCCACAGACGGCGCCTCCGTGACCAGTTACGCGTTCGGCGAGCGGCGCGTGCAGGCTCTCGTCGAACTCTCCCCGAAACCGACCGACACGTGCGAGCTGATCAAGGACGGTCAGCTCACCCCCGAGTCGCGGTGCGTCCGCGACGACAAGGTCGGCTCGACATACGTGACGGTCTACTTCACCGAGGCGGTGAGCAGCGCCGACGAGGCGGCCGCCTTCTGGGCGAAGACGCCGATGGCACCGATCGACGAGGTGGGCTGGTTCACCGATCTGCTGACCCGCGCCAAGGCGGCGACGACGGCCTGACGACACCCCGCACGCCCGTGGGAGCGAGACCAAAATTCTTAAGGGAGCCTTAAGTCTGCTCGGGCGGGGAAACCGCTTTCACCCTGGATCCGTGCCTAAGGAGAGAAAGCCGCCCCTCCTAGCGAAAGGCACATGATGGCTGATTCCCGGCGTATCAGAGGCAGAGCTATCGGAGCGGCGGTGATCGCTCTCGGACTGGGTGCGGCAGTCGTCTTCACGAACTTCGCGTCGGCGGCGGTGCCCGAGGCCAGCGGCGAGCAGGTGGTGACCGAGACGATCGAGGTCACCGGGGTCTTCGACGGTGAGAACAAGCGGTTCATCGGCGGTGGCGCGCTGGGTGACGGCGGGCAGGACGAGGGACAGGACGCGCTGTTCGAGCTGGCCGACGGCGCGACGTTGCGCAACGTGATCCTGGGCAGCCCGGCCGCTGACGGGGTGCACTGTTCCGGCAGTTGCACGCTGTCCGGGGTGCACTGGGAGGACGTCGGTGAGGACGCGGCGACGTTCCGGGGCACGAACGCGACCGTGGTGATCGAGGGCGGCAGCGCGGCGAAGGCCGACGACAAGGTGTTCCAGGACAATCGGGGCGCGGGTGGTTCGGTGACGATCCGCGACTTCGAGGTGTCCGACTTCGGCAAGCTCTACCGGTCGTGTGGCAACTGCTCGACGCAGGCGGCGCGGACCGTACGGCTGGAGAACATCACCGCGACCGCGCCGGGTGACGTGCTCGCCGGCATCAATTCGAACCTCGGCGACCGGCTGACGATCGACGGGGTGACCCTGGTCGGCGACGACATCGAGCTGTGTGACCGGTTCGAGGGCAACGACACCGGTGACGAGCCGACCAAGATCGGTTCCGGCCCGGACGGCACGAGCTGCATCGCGAGCAACGTGACCGGTCCGTGAGACTCCCGCCGGGGTGGACGGTCCCCCAGTTACCTCCCGGCTGCCCCGGCGGGCCCCACGGTTGATCACATACCCCAGTTGACAGATAGGATTTGAAGGTTAAGGCTGAGGGCATGCCCTCACATGACCTCGTCCCCCTCGACCTGACCGCCGATGTGGTGGTCGTCGGCGGCGGGCCCGCCGGGACCTGGGCCGCGCTGACCGCCGCCGAGTCCGGCGCCGACGTGCTCCTGCTCGACAAGGGATACTGCGGCACCAGCGGTCCGACCGCCTCCGGCGGCACCGGCGTCTGGTACACCCGGCCCGACCCGGCCGAGCGGGAGAAGGCGATGGCCGGCCGCGAGGCGCTCGGCGGGTTCCTGCAGGATCGGCGCTGGATGGCCCGGGTGCTGGACCAGACGTACGAGAACATGAACCGTCTCGAAGCCGAAGCCCGCTACCCGTTCCCGATCGTCGACGGCGAACCGTACAAGCGTGGCGTGCAGGGCCCCGAGTACATGCGTCGGATGCGCTCCTGGATCAAGCGGGCCGGCGTGCGGATCCTCGACCACAGCCCGGCGACCGAACTGCTCGTCGACGGTTCCGGCACGGTCGCCGGGGTGCGCGGGCACCGCCGTCAACACGGCACCGACTACCGGGTGCGCGCCAGGGCGGTGGTGCTGGCGACCGGCGGGTGCGCGTTCCTCAGCAAGGCGCTCGGCTGTGACGTGTCGACCGGGGACGGCGCACTGTTCGCCGCCGAGGCGGGTGCCGAGATGTCCGGGATGGAGTTCTCCAACGCGTACGGCATCGCGCCCGCGTTCACCAGCGTGACCAAGACGGCGTACTACGGGTTCGCGACGTTCTTCCACAGCGACGGCACCCCGCTCGACGGCGCCGGCAGTCAGGGCGGCCGGTCGGTGATCGCGCGTGAGCTGCTGCGCACCGGGATCGTGCTGTGCCAGATCGACCAGGCCACCCCGGAGCAGCAGGAGCAGATGCGGCTCGGGCAGCCGAACTTCTTCCTCCCGTTCAATCGGCTCGGCATCGACCCGTTCACCGACAGGTTCCCGGTCACGCTGCTGCTCGAAGGCACGGTCCGCGGCACCGGCGGGATCCGGATCACCGGCGACGACTGCGCCACCACGGTTCCCGGGTTGTACGCGGCGGGTGACGCCGCCACCCGGGAGTTGATCTGTGGCGCGTTCACCGGTGGCGGCAGCCACAACTCGGCGTGGGCGATGTCGTCCGGGACGTTCGCCGGGCGCGGGGCGGCGGCGTTCGCCACGTCGCTCGGGGCTTCGGCGGTGCGGCGGAAGCTGATCGGGGTCGGCGGCGCCGGGATCCGGCCGGACGAGGGCGGTCGGGCGGTCGGGCGGGACGATGCCCTCGACGTGATCCGGCGGCAGGTGCATCCCTACGACAAGAACTACCTGCGTAACGGCTCGCGGCTGCGGCCGGCGCTGGCACATCTCGACGCGGTGTGGGAGGGGTTCCGCGGCGGGGCGATCGCGCATGGCGGCGAACTTCCGGGGCTTCGGCAGGCGGCGGCGATGGTCGCGCATGCGCGGTGGATGTACACGAGTGCTCTGGCCCGTACCGAAAGTCGCGGTATGGCCCGTCGTGAGGAATATCCGGACCTGGACCCGAACCAGCACCACCGCATCGCCGTCGGCGGTCTGGATCGGATCTGGACCCGGCCGGAAGCCGTCACCGGCCGTGAGCCGGCGGCCGCCTGATGATCGAAATCGTCTCCGCGTCGCGCTGTGTCACCTGCGACGTCTGCATCGCGGTCTGCCCGACCAACGTCTTCGAGCTCGGCCCCGGCGGGATTCCGGTGATCGCCCGCCAGGGTGACTGCCAGACCTGCTTCATGTGCGAGGCGCACTGCCCGGCCGACGCGCTGTTCGTGGCGCCGTTCACCCATCCGGCGCCCGCCGATTCGCCGCTGCGTGACGAGGCGCACCTCGCCGCGTCCGGGCTGTTGGGCAGCTATCGGCGGGAGATCGGCTGGGGCCGCGGTCGCAAACCGGGCGCCCGCCTGGCGGTCGGTCCGGAACTCGGCCGCGCCCGCATCACCTCAGCCGCCCTCCCCTGACGTCCGCCGTTCGGGTCTCAACCGCGGCATCGGGGTTCAGCGCGGCGGGTCGGCGGCGGGTTTGCGGTTCCAACGCAACGGCCCCGGGTGTACGGACCACCAGAACCGCCGCCACCAGGAGCGACGCTCGCGCAGCGCCGCAGCATAGGCGACCACCTGCGCTCCGGCGACCTGTGCCTGCCCCGCGTCGGCGGCCTCCGGCGCGAACCCGGCCGTGTTGACCGCATCCACCAGCCCGTCCAGTCCGGGCAGCGGCGGCTCGTCGACTTCGGGTTGATCGGGGACGGCGCGGCGCAACAGCCCGGTCCGCTGCACCGGCCGGGGTACGACCGCCGCGTGCCGTACCGCCTCGGTCGCCGACAGATGCGCCGGGACCGGTCGGCCCGCCAGCCGCAACGCGTCGGTGAACTCCAGCCATGCCCCCGCGATCCGCTGCCCGGGACTCCCGCCGGTCAGCCGGCGTTTGCGCTGGGAACTGCGCATCCCGACCACGGCACCGGCCGCCCCGAAGATCAGCAGCAGCACTCCCCCGGACGTCCCGGACGCGACCAGCACCGCCGACGGACCAGCAGCTGTGGGCGGCGCGGCGATCTCCGGCCCGGCCGAGGCCGAGTCGGTGGCGGTGGGCGGCGGCGGTTCCGACTGGGACGGCGGTGGGCTCGGAGTGGGCGGGGTGAAATCCTCCTCGACCGGGCGTACCTCATCGGTCTTCGGCATCGGGTCGAACGCCACCCAGCCCAGCCCGTCGAAGTAGACCTCGGGCCAGGCGAGTGCGTCCCCGGCGGTGACCGCGCCACCGGCGGCCGGTGCGGTGAACCCGACGACGACCCGGCTGGGCAGGCCGGTCATGCGGGCCAGCACCGCGTACGCCGCGGCGAACTGCTCCGACGTGCCCTTCTGCCCGCCGATGTCGCGCCGGCCGAACAGGAAGTGCCGCAGGTTGGGGAACGCGTGCCCGCTCGGGGCGTCGGCGACGTGCTGGTAGTGCTCGGCCAGGAACGTCTCGATCGCGACGGCCTTGTCGTACGGCGCACCGTTGCCCTCGGCCAGATAGTCGGCCAGTTTCTGCACCTGCTCGGGTGCTCCGGCGCTGATGGTCAGGTAGCGGGAGACCGCGTCGCCGGACGGCACGTCGGCGATCGGGAGCTGGTTGAGGTCCGGATTCTGCACCTCGGAGATCGCCGTGTAGTGCAGGCCTTCGGTGAGCCCTTCGGGGCTGATCAGGGTGCCGCTGGCCGGGTCGTAGGCGACCCGCGCGCCGGTGATCCGGGTCGGTGTCGGCACTGCCGGCAGCAGTCGGCCGGTCAGCCCGGTGATGGTGATCTGCTGCCGGGTCTCGGTGACCGCGGTTCCGCCGGGAACGTCGGGTGAGGGCAGCACCCGGCCGGCGTTGCGGTAGACGCCGCCGACCTTCCAGGTGACGCCGTCGTAGTCGGAGAGGACGGCGAGTCGCAGTCGCACATCGGGCCCGGCGGTGCTGCTTCCTGGACCGAGTTTTCCGGTCGCGCTGCTTCCTGGACCGGGTTTTCCGGCCGTGCTCTTCCCCGGCCGGCTTTCCGGTCGCGCTCTTTCCCGGCGTGGGTGCCGACGCGGAGGGCGCCGGGGCGGGAGTCGCCGTGGCGTCACCGGGGAGGAACTCGAGCAGTGGCTGTGCCGGGTCGAGGGCCCAACCGGAGATCCGGTTCAACGGGCTCTCGTCCAGGCTGTCCACGCGGGGCGGCTGCACGTACCGCCGGGGGTCGACAGGGGTGGCGGTGACGTGATCGCCGACCCAGGGTCCGGCCGCGGCGATGACGCCGAGCAGCACCGCCAGTCCGGCGACCGCCCCGCCGATCGCACGCACCCGGACGGCCGCGGGCGTGCCCGAATCGGTTCCGGAAGCCGCGGCGAGAGCCGTCACCACCAGCCCGGCGAGGGCGAGCGTGAATCCGGTGGCCGCCGAGGCGTTCGGGCCGACCACGTAGAGCGCGGCCGCGTACACCGCGACCGGTGGCACGCAGCCGAGCAGCACCCGCCCGCTGCGTACCGCGACCTCGGTGGCGGCGAGCCCGGCGATCCAGATCGCGGCGACCGCGACGACCACGGTGTCCGGCGCGGTCTCGACCGGGATCATCGCGGTGAGCAGGCGTGGGATGCCGTTTCCGAGCGCGTCCCGGGCCGCCTCGGCGGTCAGCCCGGCCGCTCCGGAGGCCAGGTGCAGGGCGAGCGCCAGATAGCCGCCGAGCAGAACGGTGGAGATCGGCGCGACCGCCCACGACGGCAGCCGCCGCATCGCGACCCCGGCGCCGACCGACCCGACCGCGGCCCCGGCCGCCAGCCGGAACATCAGATCATCGGCGAAGATCCGCCCCAGCACCGCTCCGGCCAGCACCAGCATGCCGACGAGGGCCAACGGAACGACGGCCCGGCGCACGATTCCCGCTAGCCGCACGACCCACCTCCGGCGCCGGACCGCGTCTCCGTCCGCGCATCCCAGGCAGCCGCCCGGATCACCGTCCGCGCATCCCCGATGCCCGCCCGGGTCACCATCCGCGCATCCCTGATGCCGACGCGGGTCACCATCCGCGCATCCCGTCCCAGGCGGCGGCGAACTCGGCGCCGTCGGCGGCCTCGATCACCAGCAGGCGGTCGGTGGCGGCGGCGGGCGACGAGTCACGGTCGCCGAGGATCCCGGCGAGCGCGATGGGGTACACCCCCCGCAGCCCACTGACAGCGCCGAGATCCGCACGCCCACCCGGCCCGGTGAGGAAGATCAGCGTGTCCCCGATCTTCTGCGCCCGCAGCCGGCGAAGAGTGGCCGCGAGATCCCCGTCGCCGAGCGAGGCCTCGGTCAGCACATCCAGATGCGGCCCGGTGGCGCCGCCCCCGACGAGATGCAGGCTGACCGGCAGATCCTCCCGGACAGCGGCCACCACGATCGAAGCCGCGGCCTCACAGGCGTCCTCGAAACTGTCCCCCTGATGCGCCGAGGCCCGGTCGTCGAGCAGCACCACGATCGTCGGCTCGGCGGTGTCGAGCTGCTCCCGGACCATCAGCTCACCCACTTTGGCGCTACTGCGCCAGTGCACCCGCCGCAACTCGTCCCCGGGCACATACTCACGCAGGGTGTCGAACGTGATCGACCCGTGCGGCACCTTGTCGACGCTCCCATCCAGGCTCCGGGTGAGCCCGGCCGGAACCGCACGCAGCGGATGCACCTTCGGATAGACCCGCACCACGATCGTCTCGCCATAGCCCCGGGCCAGGGTGATCAGCCCGAGCGGGTCACGTCGGGTGACATGCAGCGGCCCGATCGGCACGAGCCCGCGCCGATGGGTGGGCACCGGATAGGTCTCGACGGTGTCGTGCCCGGCCCGAAACCGCAGCAGCGGCACCTCGACCGACGTGCTCCCGCAGCGATCGGTGGCGATCAGGGTGGCGGCCCGCATCCGGCTGGTGTTGCTGATGGTCAGCGTGACGTCAGCCGGCTCGCCACGGGCGACCCGATCCGGATCGGCCACCCGGGTCACGCCGAGCCGGGGCCGCCAGAACGCGAACACCACCGCCGCCACCACGGCGAGCGCAGCGGACGCCCCGAGCAGCGCCAGATCCGGATATCCGTAGCGAAAACCGACCCCGAGCAGTGCGAACGCCGCGACGATCAGGCCGACGCCACGGGCCGTGACCCGGGAACGGGAAACACCGCTGCGACGGGCCGTAACCCGGGAGCCGGGTACGCCGCTGAGACGGGCCGTAACCCGGAAACGGGCCGTGACCCGGGAGCGGGCGGCGGAGTTACGGCGGCGCAACGGATCAGGCCGGAACGTGCTGGTCGGGCAGCGGGACGGGAACCGAACGCAGCGCGTCGGCGAGCACCTCGGCCGGGGTCACCCCACGGAGCTGGGCGTCGGCGGAGAGCAGCACCCGGTGGGCGAAGACCGGCTCGACCAGGTCCTTGAAGTCCTCCGGGAGGACGTAGCCACGGCCGTTGATCAGCGCGTAGGCGGAGGCGGCCCGGGTCAGGGCGATCACACCACGGGGGCTGACGCCGACGCGGACCTGTGGGTGGTTTCGGGTGGCGGCGGCCAGGCGTACGGCGTACGCGTAGAGGGTGTCGGCGATGTGCACCGCCGCGACCATCCGGGTCATCTCGCCGATCATGTTGGTGTCGGTGACCGGTTCGAGGCCGTCCGGTGACCGGACCGCCGCGCCGCGCAGCACCTCGATCTCGACCTCCTCGGACGGGTAGCCGACGGAGAGTTTGACCAGGAACCGGTCGAGCTGTGCCTCGGGCAGCCGGTAGGTGCCGTCCATCTCGACCGGGTTCTGGGTGGCGACGACCAGGAACGGCTGCGGCACCGGATGCGGCACGCCGTCGACGGTGACCCGGCGTTCCTCCATCACCTCCAGCAGCGCGGACTGGGTCTTCGGCGACGCCCGGTTGATCTCGTCGGCGATCACCAGGTTGGCGAAGACCGGCCCGGGATGGAACTCGAACCCGCGGTTGGCCTGGTTGAAGACGGTCACGCCGGACACGTCGGAGGGCAGCAGGTCGGGCGTGAACTGGATGCGTCGCCACTGCCCGCGGATGGACGCGGCCATCGCCCGGGCCAGGGTGGTCTTGCCGACGCCGGGGACGTCCTCGAGCAGCACGTGACCCTGGGCGAACATCGCGGTGAGCGCCAGCCGGACCACCTCGGGCTTGCCGAGCACGACGGTGCCGATGCGGGTGGCCAGCTCGTTCGCGACGTCGGCGAAGCCCTGGATGTGGGCGGGGGTCAGCACGTCGACAGGTCTCCCAGGTCGTCCCCGCCGTCGAGGTTCAGCCACGCCCACGGGATGTAGGTCTTGCCCTTGTAGTCCACCTGGATCCACCACGTGCTTCGTTTGTCGTCGTTGTAGACGAACGCGTAGACCTCTTCACCGGCCTTCTTGCAGTACGTCTTGAGTTTCGTGCCGTTCTCGACCCAGCCCGCCTGCTGGTCGTCGTCCTGCCTGGTGACCTTGAAGATCTCGTTGCCGTTGCGGCCGTCGACGTCTTTGTCGCAGTACGTCTTCTGGTCGCCGGTCTTGCCGTTGATGCAGGTGGCGGTGCCGTAGAGGGCGTCGGTGGTCTTGGCCATGCCCTTGGCCTGGTTGCCCGCGGCGTTCTTGGCGGTGACCGTGAACGTGTAGCTGGTGCTCGGTTTGAGACCGCTGGCGCTCAGTGAGGAGCAGCTGCCGGTGGAGCCCTTGCCGCCGCCGGTCACGGTGAGCGTGCAGGTGGTCGTACCACCGCCGTTGTTCACCGAGAACGTCACCTTCGCCGTGTTGTAGGTCGGGTCCACCCCGGTGACGGTCACCGTGGGAGCCGCCACGGTACGCGCCGACGCGGTCGCCGCCGGCCCGGGCCCGGCCTCGTTGACCGCGGTCACCTCGACCTGCACGTTGGTGCCGTTGCCCAGCTCGGTGAGGGTGGTCGAGGTGGCGGTGACCTCGGTCTCCTTACCGCCGGCCTTGACCACGTACTTGGTGATCGGCCGCCCGTTGTCGGCCGGCGCGGTCCACGTCACCGACACGGCCCCGGCCTGCCCGGCGACGGTGGCGGCGGCCAGGTTCTCCGGAGCGCCCGGAGCGGCGAACGGCACGACGCTGTTGCTGACCGCGGACGCCTTGGACCCGGCGCCGATGTCGTTGATCGCGACGACGGTGAACGCGTACGACTTGCCGAACTCGACCTGGCCGGCGGCCACGGTCAGTTCGGTGCCGGTCGCCTCACCGATCGGGGCGGTGCCGCCCTCGGTCACGGCCGTCACCGCGTACCGCACGATGTCGTGGCCCTGCCCGTTCGCGGCCGGCCAGGTGACCGCGACCGTGCCGTCCGGCTTGGCCTCGGCCACCGGGGCGCCCGGTGCGTCCGGCACCTCGGCCGTCGGCATGACCTCGTTGCTGCTGCGGCCCGGCCCGTCACCCTTGCGGTTGACCGCGTGCACCCCGAACTTGTATTTCTGGCCGTTGATCAGCTGGTCCACCACCAGCGACCGCTGATCGGCGCCGACCTGGAAGGTGCGGCCCGCGCCGGCCACCACGTACTTGCTGATCGCGGCGCCGTTGTCCGGCGCGGCCTGCCAGGAGACCCGGACCTCGGCGTTACCGGCCGCGGCCCGCACGCTACGCGGGGCGCCGGGCTTCGCGGCCTGCGGCTTCTTCGGCTTCTCCTGCTTCGGCGGGGCGGGCGGCGCCTTCACCGGCGGCGGGTCACCACCGAGGACGTTGTCGTCGTACTTGTCGACGCTGTGGACCTCGTGGTTGTCGTCGACGACCCGGGCCGTCGAGGAGCCGGGCGCGTTGATGAACAGCCGGTTCTCCCGGACCTCCAGCTCCAGGTCACCGCCGGGCCGGTCGATGTCGATCGGCGCCTGCTGCTTACCGGTGCTGTCGAAGACGTGCACCGTGCCGTCGTTCTCCGGCACATACAGATAACCCTGGTAGGTGACCGCCGGCCGCAGCTCGCCACCCGAATCCGGGATGGTGACGTCACGCACACCGGCCGGCGTGACGGTGAAGACCCGCCGCTCGTCCGGCAGGGTGATCGCGATCATGTCGTCCTCGGAGCGCGGCGGCAGCTCACCGGGCGAGTTCAGCGGCAGCGTGGTCGGCTGGCCGGCACCCTTCTCATCCACCCGGACCAGCGCGTTCGTGGTCCGGTCGAGGACGGCGATGCCCTGGTCCAGGGCGGTGACGGCCAGGTCGTGGCTGGGTGCGGCGACCGGATCGGTACGCACCCGGGTGGCTCCCGCCTCACCCGAGGCGATCGACGTCACGGTGCCCTCGCTCGGCACGGCCACCCACAGCCGGCCGGAGCCGTCGAAGACGCCGCCGCTGATGCCCGGCGGGAACTGCAGCGGCTCGCCCACCGGCTGCACGCTCGACGGGTCGACCTGCTGCACCTTGCCCTGCACCGCGTCGATGACGAACGCGTCGTCGCCGTGCAGTGCCACGCTCACGCCGATGCCCGGCTGGGACTGCTGATTCCAGTAGACCTGCAGGTCGGTGAGGTCCATCGAGGCGATCGCACCGGTGTTGACGTCGCGGAGCAGCACGAACCGGTCGCTCTGGCTGACCTGCACCTGGTGACGCAGCCCGTCGGGCACGTTGGCGCGGGTGTCGATGCGGGCGCTCACCCCGTTGACCCGGGCCAGCTCGCCGGCCCCCTTACTCCACACCCACGACGCGGCGTCGAAGCTGGCCAGCGCGTCATCGGCGGCGCCGAGCCCGCGCACGGTGAGCCCGAGACCGGCCACCAGGACGGCGACAGTGGCCATCGTGACCAGTCGGCCCCGGCTGAACATCCGGCTTCCACGCCCCGGTGTGGTGGCGTCAGTGCTGGTCACTGCGGCTGCCCTCCCCGTGTCGCCGCCTGAACGACGTGGGCCACCTTAGCGAAACGACGGTCCGCGTCGATACCCGTGTCCCGCGCCTGTGGACAACTCAGCCCCGTTCGGTGCACACCTGAGTCGAACTGGCGTACAGATCCGAGGTATAGACGGCGACCACTGCGAAGCAGTACTGGAGCTTCGGATTCAGGCCGTCGACACTGGTCTTCGTCTTGCCCAGGCCGACCTGCGCGACCGGCTTGAGCTGCTGACCCTCCCGAGCCATCGTGATCATGAACGGCGCCTTCCCGCCGCTCGGATCCCGCCAGCTGACATCGATCGACGCACCCCGATCGGTCAGTTTGACCCTGGTCGGCGGCGCACCGCCGAGCTGCGGCCCGGCCGAGGCGGTGGCCACCGGTGTGACCGGCCCCTCCTCCTTCTTCCCCTCGCGGTTCATCAGCACGACCACGAGGGCACCCACCGCGACCAGCGCGACCAGCGTCGCGACAACGGTCAAACCAACAGCAAAAGCCCTCTTGCGGTACGCCCCATCCGCCCCGGATTCGACCTGAGGTGTCGTCGGCCACTCGGTGCTCTGCGGGAGCACGTGCTGCGGTGGCGGGTATCCGCCCTGGTAGGCGACCTGCGGGTTATCCACAGAACCGTATCCGCCCTGGTGAACGGGTTGCGGCCCGCGCTGCTGAACCGGCAGCGGAGCCTGCTGAACCGGATACGGGGCCTGCTGAACCGGCACTGGAGCCTGCTGAACCGGCAGCGGGGCCTGCTGAACCGGCTGCGGAGGCTGCTGAACCGGTCGCCGCTGCTCCGGGACCGCGGGGGCGGCATCCCACGGATTCCCGGAACGCCCGTCGGGCCGGGTGACCGGGAGCACGTCGGTGGGCCGCTCCAGCGCCGCCCGGGCATCCACCTCCCCGGTCCGGGGCTGCGGCACCGGCGGCACGTCGACGGCCGGGTTCAGAACCGCCGCCACGTTGTTCACCGGGGGTGTGTTGCTCACCGGCGGCACTGGGAGCACGTCGTTCACCGGAGGCGCGGGCGTCAGGTCGGCGACCGGCGTCACGGTCGGCGGCGGGGGCGCGGGGCTGGGGACCGGCGCCGGCTGGGTGGGCGGGGCGTCCGGCCGTACCGTCGCGCCTGAAGGATCCTCTCCCAGGTAGGACCGTGCCTGGACCACGAACCGGTGGCCCTCGCCGAGGGCCGCAGGCCCGTTGGCCGCCACCCGGCCGAACGCCTTGCGGGCCTCGTGCCGGTTGCCCAACTCCTGAGCGACGACACCGAGGTCGTGGGAGATGTGCAGCATGAGCGGATCACTGTCACCGAGCCGCCACTGCCCGGCCGCGTAGGCGTCCTCGAGCATGCGCCGGGCCGCCATCGGATCATCCGACTGCAGGAACACCCCGGCCAACTCCCGCTGAGCGGTCAGAACGTCCGGATCGTCCTCCCCGAGGTTCTCCCGCCCCAACTCCACCGCCCGCTCCAGCAGAACCTGAGCCGACCCGAGATCACCGGAGGAGATCAGGGCACGCGCACGTTCGATGGCAGGGGTGAGAGGCG of the Actinoplanes sichuanensis genome contains:
- a CDS encoding pectate lyase produces the protein MIALGLGAAVVFTNFASAAVPEASGEQVVTETIEVTGVFDGENKRFIGGGALGDGGQDEGQDALFELADGATLRNVILGSPAADGVHCSGSCTLSGVHWEDVGEDAATFRGTNATVVIEGGSAAKADDKVFQDNRGAGGSVTIRDFEVSDFGKLYRSCGNCSTQAARTVRLENITATAPGDVLAGINSNLGDRLTIDGVTLVGDDIELCDRFEGNDTGDEPTKIGSGPDGTSCIASNVTGP
- a CDS encoding FAD-dependent oxidoreductase; this encodes MPSHDLVPLDLTADVVVVGGGPAGTWAALTAAESGADVLLLDKGYCGTSGPTASGGTGVWYTRPDPAEREKAMAGREALGGFLQDRRWMARVLDQTYENMNRLEAEARYPFPIVDGEPYKRGVQGPEYMRRMRSWIKRAGVRILDHSPATELLVDGSGTVAGVRGHRRQHGTDYRVRARAVVLATGGCAFLSKALGCDVSTGDGALFAAEAGAEMSGMEFSNAYGIAPAFTSVTKTAYYGFATFFHSDGTPLDGAGSQGGRSVIARELLRTGIVLCQIDQATPEQQEQMRLGQPNFFLPFNRLGIDPFTDRFPVTLLLEGTVRGTGGIRITGDDCATTVPGLYAAGDAATRELICGAFTGGGSHNSAWAMSSGTFAGRGAAAFATSLGASAVRRKLIGVGGAGIRPDEGGRAVGRDDALDVIRRQVHPYDKNYLRNGSRLRPALAHLDAVWEGFRGGAIAHGGELPGLRQAAAMVAHARWMYTSALARTESRGMARREEYPDLDPNQHHRIAVGGLDRIWTRPEAVTGREPAAA
- a CDS encoding 4Fe-4S dicluster domain-containing protein — encoded protein: MIEIVSASRCVTCDVCIAVCPTNVFELGPGGIPVIARQGDCQTCFMCEAHCPADALFVAPFTHPAPADSPLRDEAHLAASGLLGSYRREIGWGRGRKPGARLAVGPELGRARITSAALP
- a CDS encoding DUF3488 and transglutaminase-like domain-containing protein — protein: MRLRLAVLSDYDGVTWKVGGVYRNAGRVLPSPDVPGGTAVTETRQQITITGLTGRLLPAVPTPTRITGARVAYDPASGTLISPEGLTEGLHYTAISEVQNPDLNQLPIADVPSGDAVSRYLTISAGAPEQVQKLADYLAEGNGAPYDKAVAIETFLAEHYQHVADAPSGHAFPNLRHFLFGRRDIGGQKGTSEQFAAAYAVLARMTGLPSRVVVGFTAPAAGGAVTAGDALAWPEVYFDGLGWVAFDPMPKTDEVRPVEEDFTPPTPSPPPSQSEPPPPTATDSASAGPEIAAPPTAAGPSAVLVASGTSGGVLLLIFGAAGAVVGMRSSQRKRRLTGGSPGQRIAGAWLEFTDALRLAGRPVPAHLSATEAVRHAAVVPRPVQRTGLLRRAVPDQPEVDEPPLPGLDGLVDAVNTAGFAPEAADAGQAQVAGAQVVAYAAALRERRSWWRRFWWSVHPGPLRWNRKPAADPPR
- a CDS encoding DUF58 domain-containing protein yields the protein MIVAAFALLGVGFRYGYPDLALLGASAALAVVAAVVFAFWRPRLGVTRVADPDRVARGEPADVTLTISNTSRMRAATLIATDRCGSTSVEVPLLRFRAGHDTVETYPVPTHRRGLVPIGPLHVTRRDPLGLITLARGYGETIVVRVYPKVHPLRAVPAGLTRSLDGSVDKVPHGSITFDTLREYVPGDELRRVHWRSSAKVGELMVREQLDTAEPTIVVLLDDRASAHQGDSFEDACEAAASIVVAAVREDLPVSLHLVGGGATGPHLDVLTEASLGDGDLAATLRRLRAQKIGDTLIFLTGPGGRADLGAVSGLRGVYPIALAGILGDRDSSPAAATDRLLVIEAADGAEFAAAWDGMRGW
- a CDS encoding AAA family ATPase, with translation MLTPAHIQGFADVANELATRIGTVVLGKPEVVRLALTAMFAQGHVLLEDVPGVGKTTLARAMAASIRGQWRRIQFTPDLLPSDVSGVTVFNQANRGFEFHPGPVFANLVIADEINRASPKTQSALLEVMEERRVTVDGVPHPVPQPFLVVATQNPVEMDGTYRLPEAQLDRFLVKLSVGYPSEEVEIEVLRGAAVRSPDGLEPVTDTNMIGEMTRMVAAVHIADTLYAYAVRLAAATRNHPQVRVGVSPRGVIALTRAASAYALINGRGYVLPEDFKDLVEPVFAHRVLLSADAQLRGVTPAEVLADALRSVPVPLPDQHVPA
- a CDS encoding fibronectin type III domain-containing protein gives rise to the protein MFSRGRLVTMATVAVLVAGLGLTVRGLGAADDALASFDAASWVWSKGAGELARVNGVSARIDTRANVPDGLRHQVQVSQSDRFVLLRDVNTGAIASMDLTDLQVYWNQQSQPGIGVSVALHGDDAFVIDAVQGKVQQVDPSSVQPVGEPLQFPPGISGGVFDGSGRLWVAVPSEGTVTSIASGEAGATRVRTDPVAAPSHDLAVTALDQGIAVLDRTTNALVRVDEKGAGQPTTLPLNSPGELPPRSEDDMIAITLPDERRVFTVTPAGVRDVTIPDSGGELRPAVTYQGYLYVPENDGTVHVFDSTGKQQAPIDIDRPGGDLELEVRENRLFINAPGSSTARVVDDNHEVHSVDKYDDNVLGGDPPPVKAPPAPPKQEKPKKPQAAKPGAPRSVRAAAGNAEVRVSWQAAPDNGAAISKYVVAGAGRTFQVGADQRSLVVDQLINGQKYKFGVHAVNRKGDGPGRSSNEVMPTAEVPDAPGAPVAEAKPDGTVAVTWPAANGQGHDIVRYAVTAVTEGGTAPIGEATGTELTVAAGQVEFGKSYAFTVVAINDIGAGSKASAVSNSVVPFAAPGAPENLAAATVAGQAGAVSVTWTAPADNGRPITKYVVKAGGKETEVTATSTTLTELGNGTNVQVEVTAVNEAGPGPAATASARTVAAPTVTVTGVDPTYNTAKVTFSVNNGGGTTTCTLTVTGGGKGSTGSCSSLSASGLKPSTSYTFTVTAKNAAGNQAKGMAKTTDALYGTATCINGKTGDQKTYCDKDVDGRNGNEIFKVTRQDDDQQAGWVENGTKLKTYCKKAGEEVYAFVYNDDKRSTWWIQVDYKGKTYIPWAWLNLDGGDDLGDLSTC